A window from Halomicrobium urmianum encodes these proteins:
- a CDS encoding SRPBCC family protein → MPRYERSVRVAADFEDVWEFHSRGEGLVALTPDWFDLRIEATYGPDGDPDPEVLEEGAVIHSSVRPFGVGPRQRWTSEIVERRREDGRALFRDRMVDGPFPRWEHTHRFVEEGTGTRVEDRVEYELPGGPVGRALGPLGVVGFEPMFRYRHRRTRDLLE, encoded by the coding sequence GTGCCACGCTACGAGCGCTCGGTCCGGGTCGCGGCGGACTTCGAAGACGTCTGGGAGTTCCACTCGCGGGGCGAGGGGCTGGTCGCGCTGACCCCCGACTGGTTCGATCTGCGGATCGAGGCGACCTACGGGCCCGACGGCGACCCCGATCCGGAAGTGCTCGAGGAGGGCGCGGTGATCCACTCGTCGGTGCGGCCGTTCGGCGTCGGCCCGCGCCAGCGGTGGACCTCGGAGATCGTCGAGCGCCGGCGGGAGGACGGCCGGGCGCTGTTCCGCGACCGGATGGTCGACGGGCCGTTCCCCCGCTGGGAGCACACCCACCGGTTCGTCGAGGAGGGCACGGGCACGCGAGTGGAGGACCGCGTCGAGTACGAACTCCCCGGTGGCCCGGTCGGACGGGCCCTCGGCCCCCTCGGCGTCGTGGGCTTCGAGCCGATGTTCCGGTACCGCCACCGGCGGACGCGAGACCTCCTGGAGTGA
- a CDS encoding NAD(P)/FAD-dependent oxidoreductase, with translation MTDVLVVGGGPAGLSAALFTAKNGLDTVVFDADETWMHKAYLVNYLGIEEIDGTEFMEVARDQVEEFDPEMRDAEVTGVESTDDGFRVTTDGDETEEGRYLILATGANRDLAEDLGCEFDGDVVDVNVSMETSVDDAYATGGMVRDQEWQAIISAGDGGAAALDLLSKEEGEHFHDFDVPDDFE, from the coding sequence ATGACGGACGTCCTGGTCGTCGGCGGCGGTCCCGCCGGCCTCAGCGCGGCACTGTTCACGGCGAAAAACGGTCTCGACACCGTCGTCTTCGACGCGGACGAGACCTGGATGCACAAGGCCTACCTGGTCAACTACCTCGGAATCGAGGAGATCGACGGGACGGAGTTCATGGAGGTGGCCCGCGACCAGGTTGAGGAGTTCGACCCCGAGATGCGCGACGCCGAGGTGACCGGCGTGGAGTCGACCGACGACGGGTTCCGCGTCACGACGGACGGCGACGAGACGGAGGAGGGCCGCTACCTGATCCTGGCGACCGGCGCGAACCGGGACCTCGCGGAGGACCTGGGCTGTGAGTTCGACGGCGACGTTGTCGACGTGAACGTCTCGATGGAGACCAGCGTCGACGACGCCTACGCCACCGGGGGAATGGTCCGCGACCAGGAGTGGCAGGCGATCATCTCCGCCGGCGACGGTGGGGCCGCGGCGCTGGACCTCCTCTCGAAGGAGGAGGGCGAGCACTTCCACGACTTCGACGTGCCGGACGACTTCGAGTAG
- a CDS encoding DMT family transporter: MTEPRVSPRVALGVAVLAVSTSAILVRWSEAPSAVAAFYRVLFTTVLVAPAATLRRPGWHRRLSGRRFAAATLAGLALAVHFAAWFESLSWTSVAASVTLVQAQPLFVVAGAALVLDERVTRWTVAGVAVALAGTVAMSLGDLLSGGAVGPRPLYGNGLALLGAVAAAAYVLAGRSLRQRLPLLPYVTVVYAVAAAGLLAVVLASGHRLAGYAAREWVLFAGMAVGPGILGHTLVNWSLAHVRSSLVSVTLLGEPVGSALLALVLLSEVPGVWTVAGGAVVLVGIVVTASSRTA; encoded by the coding sequence GTGACGGAGCCACGCGTCAGCCCGCGCGTCGCCCTCGGGGTCGCCGTCCTCGCCGTCTCGACGAGCGCGATTCTCGTCCGGTGGAGCGAGGCGCCCTCGGCCGTCGCCGCCTTCTACCGGGTGCTGTTCACGACGGTGCTCGTGGCGCCCGCGGCGACGCTGCGGCGGCCGGGCTGGCACCGCCGCCTCTCGGGGCGACGATTCGCCGCGGCGACGCTGGCCGGCCTGGCGCTCGCGGTCCACTTCGCGGCGTGGTTCGAGAGCCTGTCCTGGACCAGCGTCGCCGCCAGCGTCACGCTCGTTCAGGCACAGCCCCTCTTCGTCGTCGCGGGCGCCGCGCTCGTGCTCGACGAGCGGGTCACTCGGTGGACCGTCGCCGGCGTCGCCGTCGCGCTCGCCGGGACGGTCGCGATGTCGCTGGGCGACCTGCTGTCCGGTGGCGCGGTGGGCCCCCGGCCGCTGTACGGGAACGGGCTGGCGCTGCTGGGCGCCGTGGCAGCGGCGGCCTACGTCCTCGCCGGCCGCTCGCTGCGCCAGCGCCTGCCGCTGCTCCCCTACGTCACCGTCGTCTACGCGGTTGCGGCGGCCGGCCTGCTTGCCGTCGTCCTGGCGAGCGGCCACCGACTCGCGGGCTACGCCGCGCGGGAGTGGGTGCTCTTCGCGGGCATGGCCGTCGGGCCCGGGATACTGGGGCACACGCTGGTCAACTGGTCGCTCGCGCACGTCCGGTCCAGCCTCGTGAGCGTGACGCTGCTGGGCGAGCCCGTCGGGAGCGCGTTGCTGGCGCTGGTCCTGCTGTCGGAGGTGCCGGGAGTCTGGACCGTCGCCGGCGGCGCCGTCGTGCTCGTCGGCATCGTCGTGACTGCGTCCAGCCGAACTGCGTGA
- a CDS encoding RIO1 family regulatory kinase/ATPase domain-containing protein: MAFRRLLRGRVPWETLEGVVAEVLDRYGEERAHVVFLDADNWLSTPMSVDDRWFIKVVTPQNSLVHALLTAGRNLGAFSSGREGFFEHFGTPYQMAEHELEALASMREIGVRTPEPVEAFEYEELGVLVLEYLDDFETLDDLPPSAVAAHAPTVFDYLRRMHDAGIAHGDFRSENVLVAGGELYFIDATNVREDGIEDARSYDLACALGALTPIVGAKAAVDAAAEHYSPEELLSAEEFLDFVNIRPDHDFDAATLRGEIEKRAS; encoded by the coding sequence ATGGCGTTTCGTCGACTGCTTCGTGGGCGCGTACCCTGGGAAACGCTGGAGGGCGTCGTCGCGGAGGTGCTGGACCGCTACGGCGAGGAACGCGCCCACGTGGTATTCCTCGACGCCGACAACTGGCTCTCGACGCCGATGTCCGTCGACGACCGGTGGTTCATCAAGGTCGTCACGCCGCAGAACTCGCTGGTCCACGCGCTGCTGACGGCCGGGCGGAACCTCGGGGCCTTCTCCTCCGGCCGGGAGGGCTTCTTCGAGCACTTCGGCACGCCCTACCAGATGGCCGAGCACGAACTGGAGGCGCTGGCGTCGATGCGCGAGATCGGCGTCAGGACTCCGGAGCCAGTCGAGGCCTTCGAGTACGAGGAGCTGGGCGTACTCGTGCTGGAGTATCTGGACGACTTCGAGACGCTCGACGACCTCCCGCCCAGCGCGGTCGCCGCCCACGCACCGACAGTCTTCGACTACCTCCGGCGGATGCACGACGCCGGCATCGCTCACGGCGACTTCCGCAGCGAGAACGTCCTCGTCGCCGGCGGCGAACTGTACTTCATCGACGCGACCAACGTCCGCGAGGACGGCATCGAGGACGCCCGCTCGTACGACCTCGCCTGTGCGCTGGGGGCGCTGACGCCGATCGTCGGGGCGAAGGCGGCCGTCGACGCGGCGGCGGAGCACTACTCGCCCGAGGAGTTGCTGTCCGCCGAGGAGTTCCTCGACTTCGTCAACATCCGACCGGACCACGACTTCGACGCCGCGACGCTCCGCGGCGAGATCGAGAAGCGGGCGAGCTGA